Part of the Hevea brasiliensis isolate MT/VB/25A 57/8 chromosome 16, ASM3005281v1, whole genome shotgun sequence genome is shown below.
ttaataaatatcaatttaatttaatataattgacataTACGACAAGGGAAAAAATTATtagcaataaattcaatttaatattatcACTTGACATAAATGTAATAATGTTAAAATCCTATGTAGTAACACAGGAGAAAACTTAATTGCTTTAAATATTATTATGTGACATAAAAATAATCATTTTAGAATTTTATGTGGTAGTATCGGGAACACcactctaatatatatatatatatatatatatatatatatatatatatatatatatatatatatatatatatatatatatatataactgtaGAGGATTGTAGAATATAGCTGCTGATGTATTGTTAATGGGCTATAACGTTGATGTTGAGCTGAGTATTGTTAGGCTTAGtagtaggggtgagcattcggttcaaaccgaatcgaaccgaattaaattataaaaatcaaaccgtaaattttaaaaatcaaatcgaactgaaatgggtgaaaaatcgaatcgaaccgaaccgttctatttcggttcagttcggtttaaaccgatcggtttgatttttttattgatttttgaatttagacttgattttcaagttatttggtctaattttaactttggtttgaacttaataaccattaaacaatgaaattaaataattaatatatataaaattaaatataattcataaatttttcataaaaataaatcaattcaaaaatcattttggttcgatttagtttgatttgacaATATAAATTactgttcggttcgattcggtttaatcgatttgttctcttcaaaaccgaaccgaacagaaataaccgaaatttttataatttaaaattgaattgaaccgatttaattttaaaaccaaaccgaTTAAATCGAATCAactcgattcaatttgatttttcaatttgaaccgaattctgctcgCCCTACCTAATAGTGCTTTGTATTGTTTGTTTTAGTTAGCACGCTGTGCGCATGTATTAAAGAGACTATAAAAGCTTCGGTATATAGAATTTTATTTTTCAGTGAAATGATATTTTTCTCTACCACTTTTCTAAATTGTTCAATGGCTATACGTATGattcaaattcaaaatttaaatctcTAATTTTTTATATTGAAATGAAACCgcctttaatttattttaatgataactaccgaatagttcttcaaaaatcgACGGCACAAGATATAGCTAATTATAGActtatttagtatttttatttgatctgctcgaaaaaattatttttttaaatatattaattaaagaatgttaaaaaataattttaaattaaatttaataaattttaattataaaaatattaaaataataaaataattttttttaaatcacttttTTTaatagtatataaaataatatttttatttaaaaaaataattttaaacctTTAAACAAAATAACAAACAGGCACTATGTCTGCTTCCTTGGTTTAGGGTTTAATTTGCTCGAAGCTGTGGACTTTCAGTTTTAGAATTAGTATTTCTGGGCCTCTAATGGGCTTTTTCGGTCATTGTCATTAAATTAAGATCGTAATCCCTTTTTTCTCTGGAACCAGGAAAATAAgcgatattatatatttttaaaacacAGAATTTACTAATTACACCGAATTTACTTGATTTTGTGAaagggagattttttttttttttttatttgtaatagaaATTCTTGAATGAATGACTATTGCATTATGATTCTTTGCATTTTCTCCCTCCATTTCATCAATCTGCTGAAATAATGTAAATTGAAAGTCTGTTGTAGCAGATGTGTTATTTCAACTATGGCTGGCATCTGTTGCCATCTTTATGGAACGATCTACAATGTAAATTGAAAGTCTGGTGTTTGGAGGGTTTTCCATAGAGAGGATACAGATTGAGAGACAGTGAAGAGAGGGGGATTTTGGAGAGAGAGGACATGGAAAGAgacgaaaaaaaaaaagagaaatattaTTATGTCTATCAAGATATTGGTAACTATAAAACTAGCAAAAATAGGttaccaaattaaaatttatgagtttTTTTTATATCACAAATTAAAGTTTAAAGATAATCTTGTTATAAAGCTCAAACTTCAGGGAGGATGGGTCAGATTTACTTTGACACTTCAACCCACTTGATATGAAGAAAGAATCTCCTCTAATGACAAACACTATCATGACCACCTCAATGGAGGAGAAAAAAAGAGGCAGAGGTCAATGATAACTTGATAAGGTCAGCTCTCATCTTGCCTGCCCAATATCTCCCTAAGTGAGTCTTTTTTCCAGGAGTTGTACCTGTTATCTATATCACAATGCCAAGCCACACTtccatttattgtattttatccAAAGCTGCTGCTTTTTTTTCCCCATCTATAGATGTTGTTGGACAAGTAAAGCATTGTTTATACTAGAGCACTTTCGAAAGTGCTTGATTAATTTTAGATTAGATCATAATCATTAAAAGTGATACTTAGGACTGTTGGGTGAAATTTTTCATTGATGTTATGAGTGCATTGAAGAAAAAGAAGTACTAGGCCCTCTGATTAGTTGAGTGTCTTTTTATCAAAGAATTGATGACAGGCAATAAATACCCTTTAAGCAGTCTCTGACCACTGTGCACTCTGCAGATGTCCAAATCGCTACAAACATATTTTCCACATATCATTTGTCATACTTCTCTACTCATCTCAGTGAATAAGCAAGGAAGAAAAGAGCACAAGCACAGATATTAAAAGAAGCAAGGTGAGGTTGTTTAGCAGGCATATTTCACTTTTGAAGTTATTTTCAAATCTATAATAAGTTTATCATTTGGGATTAAGATTTTGTTGTTGCATCAAGTTTTATGATAATCATACATTCTCAGAGAAATGAGCATGGAAGAGGCAAAAGAAAAGAACGAGATTGAGAATGAGAAACTGGAAGAGACGCAGGATGAAGCAGAGAGATTAGGGAGAGCCCAACCGTGGACAAGGCAAATCACTGCAAGAGGAGTGCTAGTGAGTGTTGTGATTGGGGCCATCTATAGTGTGATAACTATGAAGCTGAACCTCACAACTGGGCTGGTTCCTAATCTAAATGTCTCTGCAGCCCTTCTTGCTTTTGTGTTTATCAGAACATGGACAAAAATGCTTCGTATGGCAGGATTCGTAGCCAAACCCTTTACCCGTCAAGAGAATACTATGATTCAAACTTGTGCAGTTGCTTGTTATAGTATAGCTGTGGGAGGTTGGCTTTCATCTATTGTAATTACACTTTGCCCATGTAAACGTTCTTTTTGTTAAGTAGCCTGCTTGCTTAGTTATGATCCTTTTTTTAACGTTTGTTTCATTTTGGGTTTTACTTAATCACAGGTGGGTTTGCTTCTTACCTTTTGGCATTAAATAGGAAGACATATGAGTTTTCAGGGGAACACACTGAAGGGAACTCTTCAAGAGCTGTAAAGGAACCTGGATTTGGTTGGATGACTGGCTTCCTTTTTCTAGTTTGCTTTGTTGGCCTTTTCGTCTTAATTCCACTTAGAAAGGTATATGACCAGTCTCTACACTATAATATTAACTTATAGGTTGGCCTTTATATATGTTCTTCCAACACAATTTGATAGTTTTAATGGGTTGAAGGCCATAGGGACCCCAGTAGCATCATGGAGTCATAACTCCCttcttattttatataaatttccgAAATTACAAAGTTAAATTTTGGCTTTTTTGTTCTAAAATAAAGTTCTGCTTTAAGTTTATCATCTAAAAGAAAGAGGGTTTTGATTCCATCTTCAAATGgacgattattattattattattattattattattattattattattattattattattattaattttgtgtTGTTGTAACCCAGATCATGATAATAGACCTTAAGTTGACTTATCCAAGTGGTTTGGCAACAGCAGTTCTCATCAATGGCTTCCATACCCAaggagataagatggccaagtaCACTTCAAATTTAGTAGTTTCATTTATTGGTTATTTAATTTCTAACATTTGGTATATAATTAAGAGGGCATTTGTATTAACTTATGAGTTGGTCAAACTAactttgtaaattttataaataggATGACttatttgtttataataattttttaacttataagtttaacttataaGCTGAAAAAAATAAGTCGGGAGAGATTAGCTCTTCATTTTGATACTTATAAATCATTTTgatacttataaattaatttgattaagtattttaatatattatatttatttaatttttaaaatttcactaCAAATCTTATTTAATATACTTTTTAGtcaatttaattataaatgttcttataagttattttttaccaAACGCGTCTTATCAGTCACTTATAAATACTCTATCTAAACACAtaactgtttaaaattttaaatatctaaaagctcaaattaatttataaacacttagtacttataagttaatttttataaatcaaaCTAAACAACCTCTAAATATTGAGCTAATTGTTATTGCAGGAAACAAGTTCGTGGGTTTATGAAGTATTTCTCAATCAGCTTCTTGTGGGCTTTTTTCGAGTGGTTTTTTACAGGGAAAGAGGCATGTGGGTTCTCACAGTTCCCTACTTTTGGATTGCAAGCTTGGAAACAAACGTATGAAACTTTTAGTCCTTTTAATCATTGATATCTCTAAGATTTTGTTTCGTCACAATGATACTGATCATTTCTTTGTTGGTTTGTtagatttttctttgattttagcgCCACTTTTGTGGGAGCAGGGATGATTGTTTCCCACCTAGTGAACTTGTCTTTGCTTCTTGGGGCTGTCCTCTCATATGGGATTATGTGGCCTCTCATTAATAAGCTCAAGGGAGATTGGTTCCCGGCGAATTTAGAAGGAGAAGCTGACATGAAGGGCTTGTATGGTTACAAGGTCTCTCTCTGATTTCTGTTCATAATTTTCTTAAACTTGTATTAATTTCTTGTTTTCCGGCTCTATATAAATTGGCAGGTTTTTATATCAGTTGCTTTGATCCTAGGAGATGGGCTATACAATTTCGTTAAGATAATAAGCTTTACAATCATCAATATCCATGGCAGATTAAAGAGCAGCAGCAACCTCAATACAGGTAAATAGAAAATCCATATTTTCACCTCTATAAATCAACACTCAACAGACTCCTTGTTGACAACATTGCTTTTGCCAGAGGCTCTGGATGGCCAGCAGGAGTCAATTGATGATCTAAAACAAAATGAACTCTTCCTCAGGGAGAAGATACCCATGTGGATAGGAGTCACTGGATATGTCTTCTTCTCTGTTATATCAATAATTGTGGTCCCAATAATATTCCCTCAGCTTAAATGGTACTACGTTGTTGTTGCTTACCTTCTTGCTCCATCTCTGGCATTTTGCAATGCTTATGGAGCTGGTCTTACCGACATAAACATGGCTTATAATTATAGCAAAGTTGCTCTCTTTGTGCTAGCTGCATTGTCTGGGAAAGAGAATGGTGTCGTTGCAGCTCTTGCTGGTTGTGGCCTTATTAAATCTGTTGTTTCTGTTGCTTGCATCCTAATGCAGGATTTCAAAACAGCCCATCTGACTTACACTTCCCCAAGAGCGATGTTCATGAGCCAGGTTATTGGCACTGCAGTTGGCTGTGTGATTGCTCCTCTCAGCTTCTTCCTGTTCTACAAGGCATTTGATGTTGGAAATCCCAAGGAAGAGTTTAAAGCTCCTTATGCACTAATCTATAGAAACATGGCAATTATTGGCGTTCAGGGTTTCTCGGCTTTGCCTCACCATTGTTTGCAGCTTTGTTATGGCCTCTTTGGTTTTGCAGTAGCAGTTAACCTCGCAAGAGATCTCTCGCCACAGAAACTTGGACCATGGATGCCTCTTCCGATGGTCATGGCAGTGCCCTTTCTTGTTGGCGCTTACTTTGCCATTGATATGTGCGTTGGAAGTTTAATTGTTTTTGCATGGCACAAACTCAACTCCGAGAAGGCAGAGTTGATGATACCAGCAATCGCTTCCGGATTGATCTGTGGAGAAGGTCTGTGGACTCTTCCTGCTGCTATTCTTGCTTTGGCCAAAATAAAACCACCAATATGCATGAAATTTATACCATCCTAGAGAAACCTCATGAAAATGAAGATTCAGGATTTGGGTAGCCTCAAGTACAATTGGCACCCCCCTAGCGTGCCCTTTGATTTGGCAGACTTAACTGTAGGTTATTGCCATAGTTACCATATACATAATATATTTCTCATCTTTTATCTGCTATGATTAGACATTCCAAGTTTTTTTCTGcaattattttgtttaatttcCTTTCTTTTATACACGACATGAAAAGCAAGCTAATCATAGATAAATTGTAGGGTAGGACAATCCCATGGTCCCTCCATCTCACAAACTTCCTTAAACCCACAGCAAATAAGTAGgaagaattttgataatttttgctTTTTAGTTGCCAAAACAAAAAGCTTTAAAGGCTAATAGTGTCGTTCGGAGTACAACCTGTCATATGCACAGGTAACTTCTTCCTCCAAAGTATAACAGTAAAATGTGCAGAGATCATGTTTTAGTTAGAAATTTTTAGGTTCTACTGTCATTATCAAAAGACTGCATATTATCCAAGTGAACAATACGTTCAACTCATCCCATTGTGTCACATCAAGAGTCTGAACAAGAATACTCATTGGCCGTATAAAACAAAACAATCTACGCTCAATATGTAATGCAGTGAATATTTGATAAACCTCACGCTATTCCAAAATTTTGAATATACAGAATTCTTAttcaaatgaccaaatttgaataCCATAAATCTTGACAAGTATATTGCATTGGTCATGAatgtaataataaatataatcagCCTGTGACAATACCCGCTAGGACTTCACTTTTACCCCGTGCATAGATTGTGTAAACTAGACGGATTGCATCCAGCCATCCATCCAGGGATTCCCATGAGTCAGCAATCTGAATGATCGTCGAGCAGATGTTAAAACATGGGTTCTTGATGTGAAAAAGCAGTAAATTCCATCCAAAATTTTCATGCAATAAAAGACCCATAAATTGGCAATCATTACTGAAGAATGATAAAggaagaattaaaaataaataaattctgctTTCATCTTCCACTTAATCATGCAATACACattgaagaaaaaataaaaaggtcACGCTTTAGACTACAAGTATTTGAAGTAAAAATTGCACATCATCTATGCATGAACTTAGTTTGCCCAAACTCTTTGAAGTCCTATTTATTAGTTTACAATTCCCTCAATGCAATTATCCAAACAGAGTGCATATCAAAGGCATAGGTTCCCAGTTTCAGCAGGGTAAAATAACGAATAATAATTGCTATCTCATCAACTAGAGGCAGCTAATTTATTAGCGTGATCCCTCTATAGTAGAGAGCAAATGTTGGATAAGCTTGGAAGGTACACAAGGACATCATTTAGATAATATATCAATGGGCTATCAGATAGCAATCCTATGAATAGAGGAAATACAATCTAAATAATGTTTGTTTTCACAGCAGGATGTTCATAGTGATGTGTAAGTGCTAAAGACAATCCTTCCAAGGGTAAGAATCCAGATGCAACAAAATATCATTCCATTCGTTGTATATAAATTTTAAGTAAAATGAAAAACTAATGCCTACCGAGAAAAATGGTCCATGAACTGTATCAATGCAAAGGCCTGCACCAGGTGGCAAAGTCAGATCAGCACAGGCTGATACAGAAACAATATCTGGTACATTGACTTTAATAGCCCTTTTTTCGCTATTTGTCACATCTGGTCTACCAGAGAGGCTCTGAGTTTGTTTTTGCTCTAATTTGTTAACCTGTCAAGGAAATGATAAAACAAAAAGGAAGTTTAgagggaaaaagaaaggaaatattGGTTAGCACAAGCAGTTCCATCAAATCTCACAAAAGATTGGTTGATGGCCAAAttaacacataaaaataaaaaaattaataatatgacCACAGATGAGACAACATTTTAGAaccttcatttttaatttttcattttctctatAACACCCTCCAGAGTTGAGCAACTAAATTACCTTCTGAAGGATTATATAAGGTGTATTCTCATCACAGAAACATAACAAAATCAAATTGGATGAAAATTTTATTCAACTACACAATAAGCAAAGACACCAAATTTTAATGTGCGCGGTAGGAAAACAAATTTTACCTGTTGAAGCCCTTCATGATTTAATACAAATTGGGATCTCTTCCAGTCATTATGAGGTGCAATTGGTTCCCCTGCTGGTGGTGCAGTCAGATACCCAACTTTAAGATATGGCAATGGTAACTGTCAACAATCAATTCCTGTCAGATTTTTCGTACAAAAGAATGATTTTTTTCAACTGGATCTTGCAATAAACCATGTAACAACAGCTTTTACACTGGATCACTCAAATTTTATCAGCTTAGTCATGTTCCAGCTGCTGAATATAGAAACACGTTAAAAAGTAACATGTAGCAATTACTTGAACTAAAGAATAAGTTGTTCCCCCAAAAAAGAATAAGATATTAGATAAAGGCATAAAGCATAACCAGGGTGGTAAGAAGTTCACCAGAAGCCAACGTAATGATAAAAATAAGGTCTGTACAATGCTTTATTCTCTACTAACATCCATTTTTCAAGATACAATAGCTTATGGGTGAGGTGACAATGGTTTAGGTCATGATGTAATATCAGTCGCATATAAAGGCAAGATCTACCAGATAATCCAAGGTCTGGTTAGACATCACTTATCAACTAACAAAAAGACCAGCATAAATTCCATAGAGCTGCCAAGACATGTGTCTCATCCAATGATTGAAAGGTCCGAGAAAAGATTacaaccaaaataaaacctaaatAGTTTGCCACCTAGGAATTGACAAGGAATAAACATTTAGGATTGAAAAACACAATATATCATTAAAATGTAATACTGACCATTGAACGCACAAGTCTCAAGGCACTGCTGTATACCTGTAATCACGACATCAAATAGAAGCTTAGCCTATTAATCAATATTATTATCCTCCTGCTATTGGAGACTGTAATATCATGAACATCTGCATTGTGCTATGTTAAGCAAATGTAATATAAAGGAGATGATTTATGCCATCAAATCACAAAAGAACATCAAAACAAAATGGCAGCCTATGATCCATCAAGAGGAAACTAATTGAGAATCAATTATACCCAACACTTACAGAGTAATTTGGTTTCAATGCATGAGCAGCTGCGATGTAGATAGCAGATTGGCTGTACAACTCATTGGGGGAAACATCTTTAGGATTGGTTGAACCCCCGGTTCTTAACGTGTCCTCTGCTAATCCATACTGTAATAAAGAACATAAAGAATTTACCACAAATAGCCCATCTGATTTAAATGAATTGATGAGACAATAAATTACATTTATTGACCATGGTATTCCAGATACATGTTGAAAAGTTAATACTGACCAAAACAGTTCCAAGATTGTAGATTGCTCGGTGGAAATCAAATTGCAACTGTATTGCTGCACGAAACTGCATTACAAAACAAGTGAAAAACATCAAAAAGACAGAAGGCATTAATAGACCATATTCTTAGGAGATATCAGATGCCAAATTACTTTGCTTCTTATTCCTATGCATTCATCCAAACAATCTTAAGTCTCCCTAGTGACGTTTGTACCTTGCTAATAGCAGTTCTGACAATTGTTTGCTTTTCACGTGCAGGAACAATTGCACTGAGTTCCTAAAAATGCAAAATCAAAACATTATGCTAAATGAAACCAAGAGCACTACACAGTAAGTCATCTTCAACCATTCACCCAAACAGAAACTCCACAAAAtcatgtaaaaatttaattagtaatAATTGTGAAAGAGAAAAGGATAAACAAATTGGGAACCAATAGCAATCTAAATACCTGCAAAGCAAGACCCCAATTGTTAAGTGCCTGAGGCAAAATTGCATGTCAGGTTAGAATCAATAATAAGAAAAAGACAAAGCAACTTAAAATAAGAAACAGATGGAAAGTTGTGGATTCAGGTTTCGTAAAAAAACATAAAAACTCAACAATAAATGGGATGTACCTGGGGACTGTTCCAGTTAAGTTGGacagctttttcataattttttgtcGCCTGCAAAATCACATTACATGGTTCCCTTCTTTAATAGGGCCATCCAAAAGAAAATATCGGTACTTTTCAACAAAAAGAACTATCAAATGCAAGCCCAAAGTGCTTAACAAGGACAGCATAGAAGAGGAAATTAATTTTGCATGCAGTAGTACCGTTAGCTCCTTTTTAATGTCAGAAAGGTCCTGCCCTTATAGATGATTACAAATTAAATAGTAGCACATTAACTCATTTTAAAAAGGATAATCTACTCGTTTTAAAATGGATAATCTAAGGGAAGTAATTTTTTTTCATCTTTTCCAGCTAATCAAAACAGCAACACcaacaattaaaaaatatatgtgtgtgtgtgtgcgtgtgaGTGTGTGTCTGTGAATGGATTACTGAGATTTTATAGTGAACCTGCTTCCATAGTTCTTCAGCCTCCTTTGTACGACCACGCATTTTTGCACGATCAGAGATTGCTATAGCCCAATTGTAAAAGGCCTGTCAAGTAATCATAAATCACAAACTTTTACATCAGGAGATCATCAAGGCTGATTTGTAAGATCACCATGTAAACGTACAATGTACAAACATACTTCTGCAATATACAACATATATGATATGATTTCTAAGTGTGGAGGCTCATTTGCTACGACAAAATACCCAAAAATGCACAATCAACAGCCAAAGGCCCAAACCTAGCTAGTACTTCATGTAAAATGCACCTTCTTATTGTTTAATATGGTTCTTATGCTCTACCAGGAGAAAAAGTAAGCATATATACAAACTTGAGCTATCCAAAGCACCAAACTAGTCAGTCACAGCTCCAATGGATACTGCATGGACCACTCAAAAGTTTGGAATAATCACTCACATGAAAGCATTCCGTGCAATTCCATTTCTTATCTTATTTATCTGTTGTGACCAGTTACAATGCTTGTCAAAAATTGATCCATCACAAGATTGTTTAGAAAGGATATGGATACATACATCATGAAGTGTAGGACAGAGGCAGGTAGCTTCATCATATTTTTTACAGGCCTCCTCAAGCAAAGCATCTTTAGAAGGTGAGGTAGAATCTGGACTAACATTATCTGCACTTTCCTGGAAGCCAAACGTGGATCATGTAAATATGCTGGGAAACGACTATTACATAAAATGTTTCTATCACAATGCTGGGAAATGAATACACATGCATATGAAGAGTATTACCCCCTTCATATGCATGCATAAAGATATAGAAACGCACATAATACACACAAGATAAACAAGAATTCTGTAAACATTTTACTGGGAAAAAATGCCTTTTCAAACATTCACAAGATAGGTAATCAAGCAAGCTGTACATCTAATAtccttgagagagagagagagagagagagagagagagtgctaGCATTAATAGAAACAAATGAGATATTTCTGACCTGAAGAACCAATGCCCAATTGTACAGTGCATCATAGTCTTCCGGATTTCTCTCTATTGCACTAGCATACCTATA
Proteins encoded:
- the LOC110665656 gene encoding metal-nicotianamine transporter YSL1 isoform X1, coding for MSMEEAKEKNEIENEKLEETQDEAERLGRAQPWTRQITARGVLVSVVIGAIYSVITMKLNLTTGLVPNLNVSAALLAFVFIRTWTKMLRMAGFVAKPFTRQENTMIQTCAVACYSIAVGGGFASYLLALNRKTYEFSGEHTEGNSSRAVKEPGFGWMTGFLFLVCFVGLFVLIPLRKIMIIDLKLTYPSGLATAVLINGFHTQGDKMAKKQVRGFMKYFSISFLWAFFEWFFTGKEACGFSQFPTFGLQAWKQTFFFDFSATFVGAGMIVSHLVNLSLLLGAVLSYGIMWPLINKLKGDWFPANLEGEADMKGLYGYKVFISVALILGDGLYNFVKIISFTIINIHGRLKSSSNLNTEALDGQQESIDDLKQNELFLREKIPMWIGVTGYVFFSVISIIVVPIIFPQLKWYYVVVAYLLAPSLAFCNAYGAGLTDINMAYNYSKVALFVLAALSGKENGVVAALAGCGLIKSVVSVACILMQDFKTAHLTYTSPRAMFMSQVIGTAVGCVIAPLSFFLFYKAFDVGNPKEEFKAPYALIYRNMAIIGVQGFSALPHHCLQLCYGLFGFAVAVNLARDLSPQKLGPWMPLPMVMAVPFLVGAYFAIDMCVGSLIVFAWHKLNSEKAELMIPAIASGLICGEGLWTLPAAILALAKIKPPICMKFIPS
- the LOC110665656 gene encoding metal-nicotianamine transporter YSL1 isoform X2 — protein: MLRMAGFVAKPFTRQENTMIQTCAVACYSIAVGGGFASYLLALNRKTYEFSGEHTEGNSSRAVKEPGFGWMTGFLFLVCFVGLFVLIPLRKIMIIDLKLTYPSGLATAVLINGFHTQGDKMAKKQVRGFMKYFSISFLWAFFEWFFTGKEACGFSQFPTFGLQAWKQTFFFDFSATFVGAGMIVSHLVNLSLLLGAVLSYGIMWPLINKLKGDWFPANLEGEADMKGLYGYKVFISVALILGDGLYNFVKIISFTIINIHGRLKSSSNLNTEALDGQQESIDDLKQNELFLREKIPMWIGVTGYVFFSVISIIVVPIIFPQLKWYYVVVAYLLAPSLAFCNAYGAGLTDINMAYNYSKVALFVLAALSGKENGVVAALAGCGLIKSVVSVACILMQDFKTAHLTYTSPRAMFMSQVIGTAVGCVIAPLSFFLFYKAFDVGNPKEEFKAPYALIYRNMAIIGVQGFSALPHHCLQLCYGLFGFAVAVNLARDLSPQKLGPWMPLPMVMAVPFLVGAYFAIDMCVGSLIVFAWHKLNSEKAELMIPAIASGLICGEGLWTLPAAILALAKIKPPICMKFIPS
- the LOC110665655 gene encoding protein HLB1 encodes the protein MLRPMLLTTRSRPLLIAAKNRIPLQRHHLFNRSPCFQLESNRFNSPKPLALPAMSTEEPQLQNGAKPEPIPEPNSVPEPARASGPEPQETSEPEPEPAAVAVADADPNTEEPRDASIQSNEVDKPQSNEQDARPELRKDEGSRTFTMRELLSELKSEEGEHSSTPQSHQGTPHYQAEQNSAAMELINSVTGADEEGRSRQRILTFAAKRYASAIERNPEDYDALYNWALVLQESADNVSPDSTSPSKDALLEEACKKYDEATCLCPTLHDAFYNWAIAISDRAKMRGRTKEAEELWKQATKNYEKAVQLNWNSPQALNNWGLALQELSAIVPAREKQTIVRTAISKFRAAIQLQFDFHRAIYNLGTVLYGLAEDTLRTGGSTNPKDVSPNELYSQSAIYIAAAHALKPNYSVYSSALRLVRSMLPLPYLKVGYLTAPPAGEPIAPHNDWKRSQFVLNHEGLQQVNKLEQKQTQSLSGRPDVTNSEKRAIKVNVPDIVSVSACADLTLPPGAGLCIDTVHGPFFSIADSWESLDGWLDAIRLVYTIYARGKSEVLAGIVTG
- the LOC110665656 gene encoding metal-nicotianamine transporter YSL1 isoform X3, translating into MTGFLFLVCFVGLFVLIPLRKIMIIDLKLTYPSGLATAVLINGFHTQGDKMAKKQVRGFMKYFSISFLWAFFEWFFTGKEACGFSQFPTFGLQAWKQTFFFDFSATFVGAGMIVSHLVNLSLLLGAVLSYGIMWPLINKLKGDWFPANLEGEADMKGLYGYKVFISVALILGDGLYNFVKIISFTIINIHGRLKSSSNLNTEALDGQQESIDDLKQNELFLREKIPMWIGVTGYVFFSVISIIVVPIIFPQLKWYYVVVAYLLAPSLAFCNAYGAGLTDINMAYNYSKVALFVLAALSGKENGVVAALAGCGLIKSVVSVACILMQDFKTAHLTYTSPRAMFMSQVIGTAVGCVIAPLSFFLFYKAFDVGNPKEEFKAPYALIYRNMAIIGVQGFSALPHHCLQLCYGLFGFAVAVNLARDLSPQKLGPWMPLPMVMAVPFLVGAYFAIDMCVGSLIVFAWHKLNSEKAELMIPAIASGLICGEGLWTLPAAILALAKIKPPICMKFIPS